Within the Rickettsia rickettsii genome, the region GCTAAAGATACAAATATTAAAACCGTAAAATTGCTTCCTGACCCTGAGAAACCTATGAGTATAGATTCTCGCAACCAAAGTCAAAGCGATGAATCTTTTGATGAAATATCTAACCTTATTGCATTAATAGAGCCAAATAATAACTCCAAAAATGAAACGGATTTAAATATAATAAAGCTTGAAAAAGGAAGTAAAGATAAGGTTAGTAATGCTAAAAATTGTAAAAATAATGAAAGTTATAAAGTACAACTAGGTTCGGTAAAATCTGAAGCAGAAGCAATGAAAGAAGGGGAAAGAATAAAAAAGCAATTCCCAAAAATTCTTAAAAATGTTGTTATCACAACCAAAAAAGTTAAATATGACGATGGCAAATTTTTCTATTTAATCTTAGCCGGTGATTATGGTAGTTTTAGTCAAGCTAAAGCGGTTTGTAAGAAATTAGCTTATAATAAGCAGAGTTGTGTGTTGAAGTGATATTTGTATACTCTTATGTCATTCCTGCGAAAGCAGAAATCTATCATAAAGCGAGCTTTTAATTTTAAGAATTTGCTGTGTTTATACTTTTTTTCTGGATTCCTGTTTTCGCAGGAATGACATAGAGAACCACGCAACAACGACTATAAATAAAAACTAAATAACTTATGAAAGAAGCTAAAATAGAAAATATTGACTTTGGTAATGCATTATCAGAGCGTTATCTTGCTTATGCGTTATCAACAATTATGTCACGTTCACTTCCTGACGTACGTGACGGACTCAAGCCTGTACATCGTAGGTTATTATACGCAATGCTACAGTTAAGGCTTGAGCCGAATTCCGGCTATAAGAAATGTGCGAGGGTAGTCGGTGACGTAATAGGTAAATACCACCCGCACGGTGATGTGGCAGTGTATGATACCTTGGTACGCCTTGCTCAGCATTTTTCGTTGCGTTATCCTTTAATTGATGGGCAGGGTAATTTCGGCTCTATCGACGGTGATAATGCAGCAGCTATGCGTTATACCGAATCACGTATGACGGACATATGTACGTTATTAATGGAGGACATCGATAAAGATACGGTAGATTTTCGCCCTACTTATGATGGTTCCGATTTAGAACCGGTAATAATGCCGGCAAGTTTTCCGAATTTACTAGCTAATGGTTCTGAAGGGATAGCAGTCGGTATGGCAACCAATATACCGCCGCATAATTTACATGAGCTTTGTGATGCTCTAATACATTTAATTAACTATCCGAAAGCTGAAATTAACGATATAATGAACTTTGTCAAAGGTCCTGATTTTCCGACCGGCGGCATAATTATTGATAAAGCTGAAGTTATTAATGCTGCATATACTACTGGACGTGGTAGTCTTAGAGTGAGAAGCAGATGGGAAAAAGAGGAGCTAAGTTACGGTACATATCAGATAGTTGTAACCGAGATACCTTATCAGGTTCAGAAATCAAAACTTATAGAACAAATAGCAATATTACTAAAGGATAAAAAAATTCCCCTTGTTAGCAATATTAGAGATGAATCAACAGACATTATAAGGTTGGTTATAGAGCCGAGAGATCGGGGATGTGATCCGCAAATAGTTATGGAATCTCTATTCAAGCTAACGAATTTAGAAAGCCGCATTCAGTTAAATATGAATGTGATCGGCAGTAATAACGTGCCGAGAGTAATGAATATTTTAGAGATTTTACAAGAGTTTCTATATCATAGACAAAATATTGTTACTCGCAGATCAACTTATCTTTTAAACAAAATCAAGCATCGTTTAGAAATTCTAAAAGGGCTTAGGATAGCTTATCTAAATCTTGATGAGATAATTACAATTATTCGTGAAGAAGATGAGCCAAAAGCGATAATAATGGAGCGGTTTAAACTAACCGAAATACAAGTAGAAGCGATATTAAATACCCGTCTTCGCTCGCTTCGCAAGCTTGAAGAGCAGGAAATTATTAATGAGCATAGTAATTTGCAGAAACAACAAGCTATATTAGAAGAAATTCTAAATAATCCTAAAGAACTATGGAAAATAGTTAAAAAAGAAATCAAAACAGTACAAACGAAATTTGGATTAAATACGGTAATAGGAGCAAGGCGTACAAGCTTTGAGGAAGTAACGTTTACTAATCAAGTAGTTGATATAACGGCTTTCATTACTAAAGAGCCGATTACTATTATCTGCTCAAAAATGGGGTGGGTGCGTTCGTTAAAAGGTCATAACACCGATTTATCGACTATCAAATATAAAGAAGGTGATGCAGAAAAATTTATTTTAGAAGCTTACACGACTGATAAAATATTAATAGTTAGTTCAGAAGGCAGATTTTTTACTTTGCTTGCCGATAATATTTCCAAAGGTAAAGGAACAGGGGAATCTATAAAGCTACTTGTGGATATAGGTAATAACGATATTACGAATATTTTAGTCTATAAACCTGATCAGCTTTTATTACTTGCAAGTAGTGTAGGTAAAGGGTTTTTAGTTAATTCAAATGAAGTAATGGCTCAAACAAAAACAGGAAAGCAAATTATGAATGTACCGGATGGTCATGTATGTATAGCTTGTTTACCTGTAAACGGTGATAGTATTGCTTGTATCGGTGAAAGTCGTAAATTATTGGTATTTAATATAGATGAAATACCTGAAATGAAAAAAGGGCAAGGTGTAACGCTGCAAAAATTTAAGAATGCTAAGCTTCTAGATATTAAAATATTCAATAAAGAAGACGGCTTAGGTTGGAATAACAATGGAAAAGTAAAACTTGAGAAAAACATTGTTGCATTTTTAGGCAAAAGAGGTAGTACCGGTAAATTACCTCCTATGGGCTTCCCAAAAAATAATAGATTTTCATCCTATTAATATAGGAGGGAAAAGATTTTCATTGTCCTCTGATGCTGGTTTTCGATGTTCTGAGTTACATATCTTTAGAGAATTATCCTGTTGCATATTAAAAAACTTCAATGCTGCCTCAAAATCCCTGTCTTTTGTATAGACTTTCTGAATATTTAAAGCATGTAATATTGTAAATATTTTTTAAGTTGGAACTAGAAACAAAATTATATGTATCTTTAAATAATAATTTAGAAGCGGTTGCATATCTTGTAACTGCTTTTAATCCATTTACAAAGGAATATCCTGAGCTTGTAAATTGAGCATGATTCATAGTGTTACTCCTGTTTTAAAATAATAAAAATCATATATCACATGATTACCATATATTGTGGTTGCATCACAATATATGGTAATCAGAGAAAATCAATATCTAAAAATAAAAAAGTAAAATATATAATTTTATTTAATCAAAAGGCAGTATAAAATAAATTTTTCAAGTTTTGGGCCGGTACTTGAAGTACAAAAGCTAAGCATAATTTGACAAGAATTAGAGTACTGTAAGCTAATAGAATGGTTTAAAGATTTAACAGAAGAGAAAACAAGATTATTACAACGACGGAACAAAGTTTATTGATAGTTCAATTAAAAAAAATATAATAATCAAGGCATAAGCTTACTCTAAGCCTTGATTATAATAGTGATGGCAATTAATTTGTAAATAATTAAAACTTAAGTTTTGTACCTATAAGACCAACAGTACCTCGTGTTGTTTTACTAGGTGCTTCAGGGTAATATACAGGTTTACCTTTAGCTTGGAAATGAGAAATTTCAGCATATGGTAATAAACCAGGCATGATCTTATATTCAGTAGCGAGGCTTACAGCATCAACGGTGTTTTTATATCTTGAAGTTTTAAGATATTCAAGACTTGTTTTTATAGGTCCTTGTCCATAAGCAATTGCTCCATTGTAATAATAGGTATCACGACCGACTTTATAATATTCCTTCGCGGTTAAGCTTTTACCTAAATTACCATAAGAAGCACCACAAGAGAAATTACCATAAGTAAATACAGCTCCAAGATTATATGCTTTTAAATTAGAAAGTTTATAGGTATTAAGCACTTGAATTGTAGTTCCGTCCATTTTAGCATGAAT harbors:
- a CDS encoding SPOR domain-containing protein; amino-acid sequence: MINNIFIKILLVFLVCMSAIYFGYQYYQNSKPVITIYPDELPTKIKPSIIANNQIAAVHSTIYENLIAKDTNIKTVKLLPDPEKPMSIDSRNQSQSDESFDEISNLIALIEPNNNSKNETDLNIIKLEKGSKDKVSNAKNCKNNESYKVQLGSVKSEAEAMKEGERIKKQFPKILKNVVITTKKVKYDDGKFFYLILAGDYGSFSQAKAVCKKLAYNKQSCVLK
- the parC gene encoding DNA topoisomerase IV subunit A, whose product is MKEAKIENIDFGNALSERYLAYALSTIMSRSLPDVRDGLKPVHRRLLYAMLQLRLEPNSGYKKCARVVGDVIGKYHPHGDVAVYDTLVRLAQHFSLRYPLIDGQGNFGSIDGDNAAAMRYTESRMTDICTLLMEDIDKDTVDFRPTYDGSDLEPVIMPASFPNLLANGSEGIAVGMATNIPPHNLHELCDALIHLINYPKAEINDIMNFVKGPDFPTGGIIIDKAEVINAAYTTGRGSLRVRSRWEKEELSYGTYQIVVTEIPYQVQKSKLIEQIAILLKDKKIPLVSNIRDESTDIIRLVIEPRDRGCDPQIVMESLFKLTNLESRIQLNMNVIGSNNVPRVMNILEILQEFLYHRQNIVTRRSTYLLNKIKHRLEILKGLRIAYLNLDEIITIIREEDEPKAIIMERFKLTEIQVEAILNTRLRSLRKLEEQEIINEHSNLQKQQAILEEILNNPKELWKIVKKEIKTVQTKFGLNTVIGARRTSFEEVTFTNQVVDITAFITKEPITIICSKMGWVRSLKGHNTDLSTIKYKEGDAEKFILEAYTTDKILIVSSEGRFFTLLADNISKGKGTGESIKLLVDIGNNDITNILVYKPDQLLLLASSVGKGFLVNSNEVMAQTKTGKQIMNVPDGHVCIACLPVNGDSIACIGESRKLLVFNIDEIPEMKKGQGVTLQKFKNAKLLDIKIFNKEDGLGWNNNGKVKLEKNIVAFLGKRGSTGKLPPMGFPKNNRFSSY